A single Primulina eburnea isolate SZY01 chromosome 11, ASM2296580v1, whole genome shotgun sequence DNA region contains:
- the LOC140804830 gene encoding protein OCTOPUS-like — translation MNPNATVVDPTAPPPPPPQPPRSSFSCDRHPDEQFSGFCPSCLCERLTTLDKSSSNTPSSSRRPSSASAAAAAAIKSLFSSSSSKPIVNSNSLPPPVPTKPSRPTSFLPELRRSKSFSATKNEALSQFCEPQRKSCDVRVRNSSTLWSLFALDGDTKTTAKKPSAPSSQNRPESSQNSRHYESCVVNKPVFEETEYEDDFKDAENIETPVVDDDDCGDEITPVLDSHLENLKNNSEPEVNNAGVIETDVFNTDNLKPMKDHIDLDTREKKSSGGGFWSAASVFSKKWHNWRRKQKVKKQNHGENVAGLPVDKPISRQYRETLSEVADYGFGRRSCDMEPRFSLDVGRISFDDPRYSFDEPRASWDGHLIGRTFPRIAPMISVIEDSPVTHVTRSDMQIPVEELVTMTTNITDESEVVPGGSAQTREYYSDSSSRRRKSLDRSSSTRIAEAAGAADIDTKVLPTTADCIHGPKLLVKESLRDPNLNSLRDDVSETFELSNGFRDGLKTGERKESKKSRSWSWRIWGFIYRLGNGNKFDVDDRYDGINGVERSFSESWEELHQRGNGEAMGGFNRKAFRSNSSVSWRNSNHFGGSFGSLRKPNLEINGSGNKRRDEFVLEKNRSARYSPKHIDNGPLRLYLTPMRSGRRGIIKPTNSHSITRSVLRLY, via the coding sequence ATGAATCCTAACGCCACCGTCGTCGACCCAACAGCGCCTCCGCCTCCGCCGCCACAGCCTCCGCGGTCCTCTTTCAGCTGTGACCGCCACCCTGACGAGCAGTTCTCGGGCTTTTGTCCGTCTTGCCTCTGCGAGCGCCTTACCACATTAGATAAATCTTCCTCCAACACTCCCTCGTCTTCTCGCCGCCCCTCCTCCGCTTCGGCTGCCGCCGCGGCCGCCATTAAATCGCTTTTTTCATCTTCATCTTCGAAACCCATCGTTAACAGTAACTCTCTCCCACCACCAGTCCCTACTAAACCTTCCAGACCCACCTCGTTTTTGCCTGAGCTACGACGTTCGAAGTCATTTTCAGCCACCAAGAATGAAGCTTTAAGCCAATTCTGCGAGCCCCAGAGGAAATCTTGTGACGTTAGGGTGAGAAACTCGAGCACTCTTTGGTCACTTTTTGCTCTCGACGGCGATACAAAGACCACTGCTAAGAAACCCTCTGCTCCATCCTCTCAAAACCGTCCAGAGTCTAGCCAGAATTCTAGACATTACGAATCTTGTGTTGTCAATAAGCCCGTTTTTGAGGAAACTGAATACGAGGACGACTTTAAAGACGCTGAAAATATAGAAACTCCCGTggtggatgatgatgattgcgGAGATGAAATAACTCCAGTCCTGGATTCCCATTTGGAGAATCTGAAAAATAATAGCGAGCCGGAGGTAAATAATGCTGGAGTGATTGAAACAGATGTTTTTAATACTGATAATTTGAAACCTATGAAGGACCACATAGATCTTGATACCCGAGAAAAGAAGAGTTCTGGCGGAGGATTTTGGTCAGCTGCCTCGGTTTTCAGCAAGAAATGGCACAACTGGAGGAGGAAGCAGAAGGTTAAAAAGCAGAATCATGGCGAAAATGTAGCTGGATTACCCGTTGATAAACCAATCTCAAGGCAGTACCGCGAAACTCTGTCAGAGGTGGCCGATTATGGATTTGGGAGGAGGTCTTGCGACATGGAGCCTAGGTTTTCACTCGATGTTGGAAGGATCAGCTTCGACGATCCAAGGTATTCATTCGATGAGCCTCGAGCCTCTTGGGACGGGCATTTGATTGGGAGGACTTTTCCAAGAATTGCACCAATGATTTCTGTAATTGAGGATTCCCCAGTCACACACGTCACTCGCTCTGATATGCAAATTCCAGTGGAAGAACTCGTAACAATGACAACGAACATTACCGATGAGAGTGAAGTTGTGCCTGGAGGGTCGGCACAGACCAGGGAGTATTACTCGGATTCTTCTTCGAGGAGAAGGAAGAGTCTCGATAGGTCTAGCTCAACGAGGATCGCTGAAGCTGCTGGGGCTGCAGATATTGATACTAAGGTGTTGCCCACAACTGCAGATTGCATTCACGGGCCAAAGTTACTGGTGAAAGAGAGTTTGAGGGATCCAAATTTGAATTCTTTGAGGGACGATGTTTCTGAGACTTTTGAGCTGAGTAATGGGTTTAGGGATGGTTTAAAAACTGGGGAACGAAAGGAGTCCAAAAAGTCAAGGAGTTGGAGTTGGAGGATATGGGGATTCATATACCGGCTTGGTAATGGAAACAAATTTGACGTTGATGATAGGTATGATGGAATAAACGGTGTGGAGAGGTCATTTTCGGAGTCTTGGGAGGAGTTGCATCAGAGAGGGAATGGGGAGGCCATGGGTGGATTCAACAGAAAGGCGTTCAGGAGCAATAGCAGTGTGAGCTGGAGAAACTCCAATCACTTTGGCGGATCATTTGGGAGCTTGAGAAAACCAAATCTTGAAATAAATGGAAGTGGGAATAAGAGGAGAGACGAGTTCGTACTGGAAAAGAATAGGAGTGCAAGATATTCTCCTAAGCATATTGATAATGGACCATTAAGGTTATACTTGACGCCCATGAGAAGTGGGCGAAGAGGTATAATCAAGCCTACTAACTCGCACTCGATCACAAGAAGCGTGCTTCGTTTGTACTGA